A single Campylobacter hyointestinalis subsp. hyointestinalis DNA region contains:
- the aepY gene encoding phosphonopyruvate decarboxylase, whose protein sequence is MIDSLEFAKFLDKNIGFFAGVPDSLLKPLNSALNQVAGDGKFFTTANEGQAVAFACGYHLATSKIGLVYMQNSGLGNAINPMLSLADEKVYGLPFLMLIGLRGGVNDEPQHKKQGEVTDKILAACGIPFITLVKDIKKAEVQILNAIEECMKNITPFAVLIEKDTFEKFNLDDVGNGYSLNREEAISLIQDTFVGAKFISTTGMISRENYELRDLKNQGHENDFLVVGSMGFASSIAFMIDKFSKNRVICLDGDGSFIMHMGSILNFKGAKFIHVVLNNFAHDSVGGQETNAKNGNFTLIAKSCGYDESYSVSSKNELISVLDRIKDSQKLIFLEIRVSKGARKDLGRPKDILKLKEKFCKGL, encoded by the coding sequence ATGATAGATTCTTTAGAATTTGCTAAATTCTTAGATAAAAATATCGGATTTTTTGCTGGTGTTCCAGATAGTCTTTTAAAGCCTTTAAATTCAGCTTTAAATCAAGTAGCTGGGGATGGTAAATTTTTCACTACTGCTAATGAAGGGCAAGCGGTTGCATTCGCATGCGGTTACCACTTAGCTACTTCTAAAATAGGTCTTGTGTATATGCAAAATTCAGGACTAGGAAATGCGATAAATCCAATGTTATCTTTAGCCGATGAAAAGGTTTATGGATTACCATTTTTGATGTTGATCGGTCTTAGGGGTGGAGTAAATGATGAGCCTCAGCATAAAAAACAAGGTGAAGTAACCGATAAAATTTTAGCCGCATGTGGAATTCCTTTTATTACGCTTGTAAAAGATATTAAAAAAGCAGAGGTACAAATTTTAAATGCTATAGAAGAATGCATGAAAAATATTACGCCGTTTGCTGTGTTGATTGAAAAGGATACTTTTGAAAAGTTTAATCTAGATGATGTAGGAAATGGGTATAGTTTAAATAGGGAAGAAGCTATTTCTTTAATACAAGATACATTTGTCGGTGCAAAATTTATTAGTACTACGGGGATGATTTCACGTGAGAATTATGAATTAAGAGATCTTAAGAATCAAGGTCATGAAAATGATTTTTTAGTAGTTGGCTCTATGGGATTTGCAAGTTCAATTGCTTTTATGATAGATAAATTTAGCAAAAATAGGGTTATTTGTCTTGATGGAGATGGATCTTTTATAATGCATATGGGTTCTATTTTGAACTTTAAAGGAGCTAAATTTATCCACGTGGTATTAAATAATTTCGCTCACGATAGTGTCGGTGGGCAAGAAACAAATGCAAAAAATGGTAATTTTACATTGATTGCTAAATCTTGTGGATATGATGAGAGCTATAGTGTTAGTTCAAAAAATGAACTAATATCTGTTTTAGATAGAATAAAAGATTCACAAAAACTTATATTTTTAGAGATAAGAGTAAGTAAAGGCGCCAGAAAGGATCTTGGTAGACCAAAGGATATTTTAAAGCTCAAGGAGAAATTTTGCAAGGGGCTTTAA
- the aepX gene encoding phosphoenolpyruvate mutase, with amino-acid sequence MKKLVYVPMAADIIHPGHLNIIKEAAKLGRVMVGLFSDRAIASYKRVPFMTYEQRKVVVENLKGVDEVVMQDEKEYEPNLIKYKPDFLVHGSDWNEGPLNGPRQRAIALMQTWGGKVVEPQYTKDISSTKFNKSIKELGIMPHIRLAALKKSLNAKPMIKGIEAHSGLSAMIVEDASVKDENGVNQSFDLIWLSSLTDSSAKGKPDIEFVDLTSRMTTVNDILEVCTKPIIYDGDTGSEIPHFALTVKRLERLGVSAVVIEDKMGLKKNSLLEGSAAKHTQDSIEHFCEKIKAGKNAQITDDFMIIARIESLILGVGMDDAVLRAKEYIEAGADGIMIHSRKKDGAEILEFCEIYNKFKNRKPLMVVPTNYPILSEEDLQKAGANIIVYANQLLRASYTAMLNTATSILSHKRALEADKNYISALELISLIKGN; translated from the coding sequence TTGAAAAAACTTGTTTATGTGCCTATGGCAGCAGATATCATTCATCCTGGTCATTTAAATATCATAAAAGAAGCTGCAAAGCTTGGACGCGTCATGGTTGGGCTATTTTCAGATAGGGCAATAGCAAGTTATAAAAGAGTACCTTTTATGACATATGAACAAAGAAAGGTTGTAGTTGAAAATTTAAAAGGCGTCGATGAAGTTGTAATGCAAGATGAAAAAGAGTATGAGCCAAATTTAATAAAATACAAGCCTGATTTTTTAGTCCATGGTAGCGACTGGAATGAAGGACCATTAAATGGTCCAAGACAAAGAGCTATTGCATTGATGCAAACTTGGGGTGGAAAAGTAGTAGAGCCTCAATATACAAAAGATATTTCATCTACTAAATTTAATAAAAGTATAAAAGAGCTTGGAATAATGCCACATATCCGCCTAGCCGCACTCAAAAAATCTCTAAATGCTAAACCTATGATAAAAGGCATAGAAGCTCATAGTGGACTAAGTGCGATGATAGTTGAAGATGCGAGTGTAAAAGATGAAAACGGCGTGAATCAAAGTTTTGATTTGATTTGGTTAAGTTCGCTTACCGACTCTAGTGCAAAAGGTAAACCAGATATTGAATTCGTTGATTTGACATCAAGAATGACGACTGTAAATGACATACTTGAGGTTTGCACAAAGCCTATAATATATGATGGAGATACAGGTTCAGAGATACCACATTTTGCATTAACTGTAAAAAGGTTGGAAAGACTTGGTGTTAGTGCTGTTGTTATAGAAGATAAAATGGGACTTAAAAAGAATTCGCTACTTGAAGGAAGTGCCGCAAAACATACTCAAGATAGTATAGAGCATTTTTGTGAGAAAATTAAAGCTGGTAAAAACGCTCAAATCACAGATGATTTTATGATAATAGCTCGTATAGAAAGTCTTATTTTAGGGGTCGGTATGGATGATGCAGTATTAAGAGCAAAGGAGTATATAGAAGCGGGGGCTGATGGCATAATGATACATTCACGTAAAAAAGATGGCGCTGAAATTCTAGAGTTCTGTGAAATTTATAATAAATTTAAAAACAGAAAGCCTTTGATGGTTGTGCCTACTAATTATCCTATTTTAAGCGAAGAAGATCTACAAAAAGCTGGAGCAAATATAATTGTTTATGCAAATCAACTTTTAAGGGCTTCATATACTGCTATGTTAAATACTGCAACATCCATATTGTCGCATAAAAGAGCACTTGAAGCCGATAAAAACTATATTTCTGCACTTGAGCTTATAAGTTTAATTAAAGGTAATTAG
- a CDS encoding radical SAM/SPASM domain-containing protein, whose translation MNEIKTEATSAGRVVNNSKNDINEIFVKKYGQKWLDYRKKWSDASKQILNDFPLFVRFENQFKCNARCTMCVHGHPDLRKDYAYKGYLAFDTFKKLVDECDEHECPSVGVSQTNEPLLDPDIMERLEYVSTKKNIMDIHFNTNASLLTEEISRRMLDTNVSRMNFSIDAFTEETYNKIRIGLDFKTVIKNIETFLNLRAKMGKNLPIVRVSFLLQQKNKHELEAFKKYWVDKVDYVAVQRYVPISPFGDERSMAISEAPIDGKQSCSYPFESLFIHGDGLVVPCASHAAKHIAVGNIHNDSIYNIWHSKGMQELRDAHIKGDLSKTRLCDTCLFKG comes from the coding sequence ATGAATGAGATAAAAACTGAAGCAACATCTGCTGGCAGAGTTGTTAATAACTCAAAAAATGATATCAATGAAATTTTTGTAAAAAAATATGGACAAAAATGGCTTGATTATCGCAAAAAATGGAGTGATGCATCAAAGCAAATTTTAAATGATTTTCCGCTTTTTGTCCGTTTTGAAAATCAATTTAAATGCAATGCTCGCTGTACAATGTGCGTCCATGGTCATCCTGATTTAAGAAAAGATTATGCTTATAAAGGCTATTTGGCTTTTGATACCTTTAAAAAACTTGTCGATGAATGCGACGAACACGAATGTCCATCCGTAGGTGTTTCGCAAACAAATGAGCCACTTTTAGATCCTGATATAATGGAAAGACTTGAATACGTAAGCACAAAAAAAAATATAATGGATATACATTTTAATACAAATGCATCTTTACTCACAGAAGAAATCAGTCGTAGAATGCTTGATACAAATGTAAGCAGAATGAATTTTAGTATCGATGCTTTTACTGAAGAAACTTATAATAAAATTCGAATTGGGCTAGATTTTAAAACTGTTATAAAAAATATAGAAACGTTTTTAAATTTACGCGCGAAAATGGGTAAAAATTTGCCTATAGTTCGCGTGAGTTTTTTACTACAACAAAAAAACAAACACGAACTTGAAGCATTTAAGAAATATTGGGTGGATAAGGTTGATTATGTAGCAGTACAAAGATACGTGCCGATTTCTCCATTTGGCGATGAAAGAAGCATGGCAATATCTGAAGCTCCTATAGATGGAAAACAAAGTTGTTCATATCCTTTTGAATCGTTATTTATACACGGAGATGGACTTGTCGTGCCTTGTGCGTCTCACGCTGCAAAACATATAGCAGTCGGAAATATACACAATGATAGCATTTATAATATCTGGCATTCAAAAGGAATGCAAGAACTTAGAGATGCTCATATAAAAGGTGATCTGAGTAAAACTAGATTATGCGATACTTGTTTATTTAAAGGATAA
- a CDS encoding CDP-alcohol phosphatidyltransferase family protein, protein MDLDEKLKKRQRLETKSMYLIEYVYRILIVRKFLLIPLAKSGIHPVAVTAVNCIIFPLVLFFIYYHYYTLAAIFIQVYAIIDHADGTLARYTDKKTWIGSRLDRFNDNVFFNVIFIFIAISENLSIYLALMVIFCMNLHGFIAMFYLQKELRKLKQIRRFGLKKWFMDRNFILGIDCSLMLSTVSLFLIFGWFKALFFVISFIYVFDIIYRIIELKVNQNLEKKEDYE, encoded by the coding sequence GTGGATTTAGATGAAAAATTAAAAAAACGTCAGCGACTAGAAACAAAATCTATGTATTTAATAGAATACGTTTATAGAATTTTGATAGTCAGAAAATTTTTACTTATACCGCTTGCTAAAAGCGGCATACATCCAGTTGCGGTTACTGCTGTCAATTGTATAATTTTCCCTCTTGTATTATTTTTTATATATTATCATTATTATACTTTAGCTGCTATTTTTATACAAGTTTATGCTATTATTGATCATGCTGATGGAACACTAGCAAGATACACTGATAAAAAAACCTGGATCGGCTCTAGGCTGGATAGATTTAACGATAATGTATTTTTTAACGTGATTTTTATCTTTATAGCAATAAGCGAAAATTTGAGTATATATCTTGCTTTGATGGTTATTTTTTGTATGAATTTGCATGGATTTATAGCGATGTTTTACTTGCAAAAAGAGCTCAGAAAATTAAAGCAAATTCGTAGATTTGGGCTTAAAAAATGGTTTATGGATAGAAATTTTATTTTAGGCATTGATTGTTCTTTGATGCTTAGCACTGTTAGTTTATTTTTGATATTTGGCTGGTTTAAGGCTCTATTTTTTGTCATATCTTTTATATATGTATTTGATATTATTTATAGAATTATAGAGCTAAAAGTTAATCAAAATTTAGAAAAAAAGGAAGATTATGAATGA
- the pseG gene encoding UDP-2,4-diacetamido-2,4,6-trideoxy-beta-L-altropyranose hydrolase, which yields MKKVLIYANGGQSVGLGHIVRMISFASYLKGFQIYFVSDNKSRFSAGHDLVKNSGFELVKIQTLDEILEIKAEFLIVDSYDVSAEFFTKSKTKFKKVMCIDDECELEFYDVDYIFNQNLYAKLLPYKTAKRTQKFFEFLCLRDEFLGQNKIHIKNEITDILLTLGGSDDKNLTKKIILSLSEFLKQKNITLHAVIGKAFKFRDEIISFESKNIKCYENAKMVDLMKNCDIAICGLGQTAYELFCLGVPSLGLVLAQNQENLAKFGSEMGIILSVKDDKILENLQNLNYEKRLAMRKNIDNKFKFRHINELNFDKIFC from the coding sequence GTGAAAAAAGTTTTAATCTATGCAAATGGCGGCCAAAGTGTCGGACTAGGTCATATTGTTAGAATGATCTCATTTGCTTCGTATCTAAAAGGATTTCAGATTTATTTTGTTAGTGATAATAAATCAAGATTTAGTGCTGGACATGATCTGGTTAAAAATAGCGGATTTGAACTAGTTAAGATTCAAACTTTAGATGAGATTCTAGAAATTAAAGCTGAGTTTCTAATCGTTGATAGTTATGATGTGTCGGCCGAATTTTTTACAAAATCTAAAACAAAATTTAAAAAAGTAATGTGCATAGATGATGAATGCGAACTTGAGTTTTACGATGTGGATTATATTTTTAATCAAAATTTATATGCTAAGCTTTTACCTTATAAAACAGCTAAAAGAACGCAAAAATTTTTTGAATTTTTGTGCTTACGAGATGAGTTTTTAGGGCAAAATAAAATTCATATAAAAAATGAAATTACGGATATATTGCTTACGCTTGGCGGAAGTGACGATAAAAATTTAACTAAAAAAATTATTTTGAGTTTAAGCGAATTTTTAAAACAAAAAAATATTACTTTACATGCTGTTATAGGCAAAGCGTTTAAATTTAGAGATGAAATCATTTCTTTTGAAAGTAAAAATATAAAATGTTATGAAAATGCGAAAATGGTGGATTTGATGAAAAATTGTGATATTGCTATTTGTGGGCTTGGACAGACTGCATATGAACTGTTTTGTCTTGGTGTGCCTAGTTTGGGTTTAGTTTTGGCTCAAAATCAAGAAAATTTAGCCAAATTTGGCTCTGAAATGGGAATAATCTTAAGCGTAAAAGATGATAAAATTTTAGAAAATTTGCAAAATTTAAACTACGAAAAACGTTTAGCAATGAGAAAAAATATAGATAATAAATTTAAATTTCGTCATATCAATGAATTAAATTTTGATAAAATATTTTGCTAA
- a CDS encoding WbqC family protein, translating into MLASAHQVNYLPYPGFFAKIAVSDIFMIISNVQFEKKSWQNRNRILTQNGVLTLSVPVLSKGKFEQKIKEVKINNDNDWGKKHFLSIKMAYQKSKFYGLYIDFFEDLYKRRWESLYELDLFLINFFINELEIKTPIVYDENYLLERDAGGGMTAKNSFLASICKAVGADTYLSNEGSKAYVDINFLNSQKFNHLYCGYKSPIYTQTKVGFEPNLSVLDMLFNIGAKQSRVLIDDGIYFSQINKELE; encoded by the coding sequence ATGCTAGCAAGTGCTCATCAGGTTAATTATCTACCATATCCAGGATTCTTTGCTAAGATAGCTGTTAGCGATATTTTTATGATAATTTCAAATGTGCAATTTGAGAAAAAGTCTTGGCAAAATCGCAATAGGATTTTAACTCAAAATGGTGTTTTGACTTTAAGTGTTCCTGTGCTTAGCAAAGGAAAATTTGAGCAAAAAATAAAAGAAGTAAAGATAAATAATGATAATGATTGGGGTAAAAAACATTTTTTAAGTATAAAAATGGCTTACCAAAAAAGCAAATTTTATGGTTTGTATATAGATTTTTTCGAAGATTTATATAAAAGAAGATGGGAAAGTCTATATGAATTAGATCTGTTTTTAATAAATTTTTTTATAAATGAGCTAGAAATAAAAACACCTATTGTATATGATGAAAATTATTTGTTAGAAAGAGATGCTGGGGGGGGTATGACAGCAAAAAATAGTTTTTTAGCTTCTATATGTAAAGCAGTAGGTGCTGATACTTATTTATCAAACGAGGGTTCAAAAGCTTATGTGGATATAAATTTTTTAAATAGTCAAAAATTTAATCATCTATATTGTGGGTATAAATCTCCTATTTATACGCAGACAAAAGTAGGATTTGAGCCAAATTTATCAGTACTTGATATGCTTTTTAATATCGGAGCAAAACAAAGTAGAGTTTTAATCGACGATGGAATATATTTTAGTCAGATCAATAAGGAATTAGAGTGA
- a CDS encoding class I SAM-dependent methyltransferase, translating into MQNQNEWLELHKDKRHQPKYPSDDVVTFVFKNFSRGGTILDLGCGAGRHVKFLSEVGYDAYGCDYSQNGIIATKSLLEENSLNAKLDVTSVSDLPYSDNFFDGLICYGVLYYNTKEIIQKAANEIHRVLKPGSKAYVVVRNLDDYRYKDSIKESVYQVTINESDQSRSAFKENGMPMYFFDKDEVKRIFSKFKNIEINRILRSHENDSFADDDYAITLTK; encoded by the coding sequence ATGCAAAATCAAAATGAATGGTTAGAGCTTCACAAAGACAAACGTCATCAACCAAAATACCCAAGTGATGATGTAGTAACTTTTGTATTTAAAAATTTTTCTCGTGGTGGGACTATTTTAGATCTTGGTTGCGGTGCTGGAAGACACGTAAAGTTTTTATCAGAAGTAGGCTATGACGCTTATGGTTGTGATTATTCACAAAATGGCATAATAGCAACTAAAAGTTTATTGGAAGAAAATTCATTAAATGCAAAACTTGATGTAACTAGCGTAAGCGATCTACCATATAGTGATAATTTTTTTGATGGATTGATATGCTATGGCGTACTTTATTACAATACAAAAGAAATTATTCAAAAAGCAGCTAATGAAATACACAGAGTGCTAAAACCTGGATCAAAAGCTTATGTAGTGGTTAGAAATTTAGATGATTACAGATATAAAGATAGTATAAAAGAGAGCGTTTATCAAGTAACTATAAATGAAAGCGATCAGTCAAGATCTGCATTTAAAGAAAACGGAATGCCGATGTATTTTTTTGATAAAGATGAAGTAAAGCGTATTTTTTCTAAATTTAAAAATATAGAAATAAATAGAATTTTAAGGTCGCATGAGAATGATAGCTTTGCTGATGATGACTATGCGATAACGCTGACAAAATAA
- a CDS encoding DegT/DnrJ/EryC1/StrS family aminotransferase: MTRLEKNIALKFNAKECMYTASGTSALYICFTYLKNMGIKNALIPNIVCPQVTCACIKAGLTPIFGDISLDNFTLSYESVQENYEKFGFKALVLVHIYGHLCDKNIINFCKEKSIFIIEDSAQTYKINSNSNFSILSFGHTKFLQNKIGGGCLLSALNLDDLRTLNNTLVSRPSNFVELFEGYRSKYYAIDKQSADCYNKIRDLLLEYTFLYKESKNELLEEKLNRLDEICSNRIKKTKIYQSKLKHPLIINPKISSDTIPWRYTFRFIGKSRDDLLQKLRSHNIDCSSWYECNDKIFSYPHCGLENSKIFEKQVVNLWLDESISENQIKQNIDIILENI, from the coding sequence ATGACTAGACTAGAAAAAAATATTGCACTAAAATTTAACGCAAAAGAGTGTATGTATACTGCTTCAGGGACTAGTGCGTTATATATATGTTTTACGTATTTGAAAAATATGGGTATAAAAAATGCATTAATACCAAATATAGTTTGCCCACAAGTTACTTGTGCTTGTATTAAGGCTGGACTAACGCCTATTTTTGGAGATATAAGCTTAGATAATTTCACTCTTAGTTATGAAAGCGTTCAAGAGAATTATGAGAAGTTTGGCTTTAAAGCTCTTGTTTTAGTGCATATTTATGGGCATTTATGCGACAAAAACATAATAAATTTTTGCAAAGAAAAATCTATATTTATAATAGAAGACTCTGCTCAAACCTATAAAATAAACTCAAATTCAAATTTTTCTATATTAAGCTTTGGTCATACGAAATTTCTACAAAATAAGATTGGGGGGGGTTGCTTGCTTAGTGCTTTGAATTTAGATGATTTAAGAACACTTAATAATACTTTGGTTTCTCGCCCTAGTAATTTTGTAGAGCTTTTTGAGGGGTATAGAAGCAAATATTATGCTATAGATAAACAAAGCGCTGATTGCTATAATAAAATCAGAGATTTACTTTTGGAGTATACATTTTTATATAAAGAAAGTAAAAATGAGCTTTTAGAAGAAAAATTAAATAGGCTTGATGAAATTTGTTCTAATAGAATAAAAAAAACTAAAATTTACCAAAGTAAATTAAAACACCCACTCATTATAAATCCTAAAATTTCTAGTGATACAATACCTTGGAGATATACTTTTCGTTTTATAGGGAAAAGTAGAGATGATCTACTGCAAAAATTACGGAGTCATAATATAGATTGTAGTTCTTGGTATGAATGCAACGATAAGATTTTTAGTTACCCTCACTGTGGTCTTGAGAATTCTAAAATTTTTGAAAAACAAGTGGTAAATTTGTGGCTTGATGAGAGTATAAGCGAAAATCAAATTAAGCAAAATATCGATATAATTTTAGAAAATATATAA
- the pseI gene encoding pseudaminic acid synthase: protein MNSTSQRPYIIAEMSANHCGDKNLAFEIIKAAKEAGADAIKVQTYTADTITIDCKDEIFMTQNDGLWAGQSLYELYKKAYTPWEWQGELKAYADEIGIDFFSTPFDYSAVDFLESINVPMYKIASFEAIDYPLIRYAAKFKKPMIISVGISSLEEIYETIEACKSVGNDDITILKCTSSYPAKIEDMNLLTIKDMLERFSPMGVKVGLSDHSMSLEVPITAVALGASVIEKHFTIDRALGGEDSGFSLNKDEFKAMSTAVRNTYKALGDVDYSVNEKNRKSARSLFVVERIKKGEVFTPKNIRSIRPNSGLHPKFYDEILGKTAKKDLEFGHPLSLDDTQ from the coding sequence ATGAATTCTACATCACAGAGGCCATACATAATAGCTGAAATGTCGGCCAACCACTGCGGAGATAAAAACTTAGCTTTTGAAATCATAAAAGCGGCCAAAGAAGCTGGAGCTGACGCCATAAAAGTGCAGACCTACACAGCCGATACTATCACGATCGATTGCAAAGATGAGATATTTATGACTCAAAATGACGGTCTTTGGGCAGGACAAAGCTTATATGAACTATACAAAAAAGCGTACACGCCTTGGGAGTGGCAAGGCGAGCTAAAAGCGTACGCCGATGAGATCGGGATAGACTTTTTCTCAACTCCGTTTGATTATAGTGCTGTGGATTTTTTAGAAAGCATTAACGTTCCTATGTATAAGATCGCCTCTTTTGAAGCGATCGATTATCCACTCATCAGATACGCAGCTAAATTTAAAAAACCTATGATAATCTCAGTTGGAATTTCAAGCTTAGAAGAAATTTATGAAACCATTGAAGCTTGCAAAAGCGTAGGAAACGACGACATAACTATACTTAAATGCACTTCAAGCTATCCAGCTAAAATAGAGGATATGAACTTGCTCACCATAAAAGATATGCTTGAAAGGTTTTCTCCTATGGGTGTAAAAGTCGGACTCAGTGATCACTCTATGAGCTTAGAAGTCCCGATAACAGCGGTCGCATTAGGAGCTAGCGTGATAGAAAAACACTTTACCATAGACAGGGCTCTAGGCGGGGAAGATAGTGGATTTTCTCTGAATAAAGATGAGTTTAAAGCTATGAGCACAGCAGTTAGAAATACTTATAAGGCTCTTGGGGACGTGGATTACAGTGTAAATGAAAAAAATAGAAAAAGCGCTAGATCGCTTTTCGTAGTAGAGCGTATTAAAAAAGGTGAGGTTTTTACTCCGAAAAATATCCGCTCAATACGCCCAAATAGCGGACTTCATCCTAAATTTTACGATGAAATTTTAGGAAAAACGGCAAAAAAAGATTTGGAATTCGGACATCCCTTAAGTTTAGATGATACCCAATAA
- the gdhA gene encoding NADP-specific glutamate dehydrogenase has product MGVHDYINQTLEHIKRTSPGQTTFLQAATEILRSLEPLLSKEDKYLKHRIIDRIVMPERTTMFRVTYMNDKNEPCSHFGYRVEFNSALGPYKGGLRFHPSVCLDIIKFLGFEQIFKNSLTGLNIGGGKGGANFDPKGKSDGEIMRFCQAFMNELYKLIGDVKDVPAGDIGVGGREIGYMFGQYKKLTNRFDGALTGKGLNWGGSLARTEATGYGSVYFANEMLKKSGGSLEGKKCSVSGAGNVAIYTVEKLYEFGALPVTVSDSTGFVYDKDGIDTKLLKRLKEVERKGLIEYANEKKSAVFTPVSAYKEGTNGVWSVPCDAAFPSATQNELHLVDIKTLYNNGCRLVCEGANMPSTLDAIDFMLSKKDFLFGPAKAANAGGVATSGLEMAQNASMQKWTFDEVDKKLHNIMTNIFHESYDTSVEFGDAGNLVLGANIAGFRKVADAMIDQGYV; this is encoded by the coding sequence ATGGGAGTACATGACTACATAAATCAAACGCTTGAGCATATCAAACGTACAAGTCCTGGTCAAACAACATTTTTACAAGCAGCAACAGAGATATTACGTAGTTTAGAGCCTTTGCTAAGCAAAGAAGATAAGTATCTAAAGCATCGTATAATTGATCGTATAGTTATGCCGGAACGTACTACGATGTTTAGAGTAACTTATATGAATGACAAAAATGAACCTTGCTCGCATTTTGGATATCGCGTAGAGTTTAACTCTGCTCTTGGCCCGTATAAAGGCGGTTTGAGATTTCATCCATCGGTTTGCTTAGATATCATCAAATTTCTTGGTTTTGAGCAAATTTTTAAAAATTCACTTACCGGACTTAATATTGGTGGTGGAAAAGGCGGAGCGAATTTCGACCCTAAAGGTAAAAGCGACGGCGAGATTATGAGATTTTGTCAAGCTTTTATGAATGAACTTTATAAGCTGATAGGCGACGTAAAAGACGTACCAGCTGGTGATATCGGAGTAGGTGGTCGTGAGATCGGATATATGTTTGGCCAGTATAAAAAACTAACTAATCGCTTTGATGGAGCTCTTACAGGAAAAGGGCTAAATTGGGGTGGAAGCTTAGCTAGGACTGAAGCTACTGGATATGGCTCGGTTTATTTTGCAAATGAGATGTTGAAAAAATCAGGCGGTTCTTTAGAAGGCAAAAAATGCTCAGTTAGTGGAGCTGGAAATGTTGCTATATATACAGTAGAAAAACTATATGAATTTGGCGCACTTCCTGTTACTGTTAGTGATTCAACTGGATTTGTTTATGACAAAGATGGAATCGATACTAAGCTTTTAAAACGCCTAAAAGAGGTGGAAAGAAAAGGTCTTATAGAGTACGCAAATGAGAAAAAAAGCGCAGTATTTACTCCTGTTAGCGCATATAAAGAAGGAACAAACGGTGTTTGGAGCGTACCTTGTGACGCTGCTTTCCCTAGTGCTACTCAAAATGAACTTCATTTAGTAGATATAAAAACTCTTTATAACAACGGTTGTCGCTTGGTCTGCGAAGGTGCGAATATGCCTAGCACTCTTGATGCGATCGATTTTATGCTTAGCAAAAAAGACTTTTTGTTTGGTCCAGCAAAAGCCGCAAATGCCGGTGGCGTTGCTACTAGCGGTTTAGAAATGGCTCAAAATGCAAGTATGCAAAAATGGACTTTTGATGAAGTCGATAAAAAACTTCATAATATAATGACAAATATTTTTCATGAGAGTTACGATACTTCAGTAGAGTTTGGCGATGCTGGAAACCTTGTTCTTGGAGCAAATATAGCAGGATTTAGAAAAGTTGCTGACGCTATGATAGATCAAGGATACGTTTAA
- a CDS encoding MqnA/MqnD/SBP family protein, which produces MLFGKIDYLNLLPFHVFLKSYPLQSYIKKSIEFKKGVPSKLCKDLEFRRVDAAVISSIESRKSKYKTLDFGICSKKDVKSVLIRKNSDKVLDPASMTSNMLCKVLGLKGEVIIGDRALKAYLDEGENAFYDMGRIWHEKRNLPFVFGRFSYIKNKNSYEKLIKKFLKTKVKIPKYIVDQYSKSRNVKSKDILWYLGFISYKMDKKEKKSLKIFLNLARELKFDPK; this is translated from the coding sequence ATGTTATTTGGCAAGATCGATTATCTAAATTTGCTTCCGTTTCACGTCTTTTTAAAATCATATCCTTTACAAAGCTATATAAAAAAAAGTATTGAATTTAAAAAAGGCGTTCCTAGTAAATTGTGTAAAGATCTTGAGTTTAGGCGCGTGGATGCGGCTGTTATCTCAAGCATAGAAAGCAGGAAAAGCAAGTATAAAACGCTTGATTTTGGAATTTGTTCTAAAAAAGACGTAAAATCTGTTCTTATCAGAAAAAATAGCGATAAAGTTTTAGATCCAGCTTCCATGACTTCAAATATGCTTTGTAAAGTTTTAGGTTTAAAAGGAGAAGTCATCATAGGCGATAGAGCTTTGAAAGCTTACCTTGATGAGGGGGAAAATGCGTTTTATGATATGGGTAGAATTTGGCACGAAAAAAGAAATCTTCCGTTTGTTTTCGGAAGGTTTTCGTATATTAAAAATAAAAATAGTTATGAAAAACTTATTAAAAAATTCTTAAAGACTAAAGTTAAAATACCAAAATACATAGTGGATCAATACTCTAAAAGTAGAAACGTAAAATCAAAAGATATCCTATGGTATCTTGGCTTTATAAGCTATAAAATGGATAAAAAAGAGAAAAAATCTCTGAAAATTTTTCTAAATTTGGCTAGGGAATTGAAATTCGATCCTAAATAG